In one Komagataeibacter sp. FNDCR2 genomic region, the following are encoded:
- the yihA gene encoding ribosome biogenesis GTP-binding protein YihA/YsxC: protein MVDFSSPAPTPEERERDREIGRVLFSGEFNFVFGAQKLGQLPDPLLPEIAFAGRSNVGKSSLINALTGRRALARASSQPGRTKQLNFFELADRMTLVDMPGYGFAKAAKDVKEDWQGMMFSYLRGRPTLRRVVLLLDSRVEVKASDREIMKLLDRAAVTFQVVLTKCDAPKPGALAAKEREVGEIVRTHAAAFPEVLATSSETGMGIEALRAELARLANPARAGM from the coding sequence ATGGTGGATTTCTCATCTCCCGCACCGACACCGGAAGAACGTGAGCGTGACCGGGAAATCGGGCGCGTGCTGTTCTCGGGTGAGTTCAATTTCGTTTTTGGTGCCCAGAAGCTGGGCCAGCTTCCCGACCCGCTCCTGCCCGAAATCGCGTTCGCGGGCCGCTCCAACGTGGGCAAGTCCAGCCTGATCAACGCGCTGACCGGGCGGCGCGCCCTGGCGCGCGCGTCCTCGCAGCCGGGACGGACCAAGCAGCTCAATTTCTTTGAACTGGCCGACCGGATGACACTGGTCGACATGCCGGGCTACGGATTCGCCAAGGCGGCGAAGGATGTGAAGGAAGACTGGCAGGGGATGATGTTCTCCTACCTGCGTGGCCGCCCCACGTTGCGCCGCGTCGTGCTGCTGCTGGACAGCCGGGTGGAGGTCAAGGCGTCGGACAGGGAAATCATGAAGCTGCTGGACCGCGCCGCCGTGACATTCCAGGTAGTGCTGACCAAATGCGATGCGCCAAAGCCCGGTGCGCTGGCGGCCAAGGAGCGCGAGGTCGGTGAAATCGTGCGCACGCATGCCGCCGCCTTTCCCGAAGTGCTGGCGACCAGCAGCGAGACCGGCATGGGGATCGAGGCGCTGCGCGCGGAACTGGCCCGGCTGGCCAATCCGGCGCGGGCGGGCATGTAG
- the argB gene encoding acetylglutamate kinase, whose product MTGTGPGDREAQARAEVLARALPYLRRYAGDTIVVKYGGSAMVDTSLSTAFGHDIALLKQVGVNPVVVHGGGPQISAMLKRLQIESTFIDGLRVTDAAMIDVIEMVLGGKVNKQVAGLINRAGALAVGISGLDGGLISARRLQRHARESGVETDRLLDLGFVGEPTRIDPRVIYALSGSGLIPVIAPIGAGEQGETYNINADTAAGAIAGAVNASRLLMLTDVPGVLDGDGQLIPELTAEDARRGIASGMISGGMIPKVETCLEAVRAGARAAVILDGRVRHSCLLELFTEAGPGTLIRGA is encoded by the coding sequence ATGACAGGAACAGGACCGGGCGACCGGGAAGCACAGGCACGGGCCGAGGTTCTGGCCAGGGCGTTGCCTTATCTGCGCCGCTACGCGGGTGATACGATCGTGGTGAAATATGGCGGCAGCGCGATGGTTGACACCTCGCTCTCCACCGCGTTCGGCCATGACATCGCCCTGCTCAAGCAGGTGGGCGTCAACCCCGTCGTGGTTCATGGCGGCGGCCCGCAGATCAGCGCCATGCTCAAGCGGTTGCAGATTGAATCGACCTTTATTGACGGCCTGCGCGTGACCGACGCCGCCATGATCGACGTGATCGAGATGGTGCTGGGCGGCAAGGTGAACAAGCAGGTGGCGGGTCTCATCAACCGTGCCGGTGCGCTGGCGGTAGGCATTTCCGGCCTTGACGGGGGCCTGATTTCCGCCCGCAGGCTCCAGCGCCATGCGCGTGAATCCGGTGTCGAGACCGATCGCCTGCTGGATCTGGGCTTTGTGGGGGAGCCGACGCGCATTGACCCGCGCGTGATCTATGCGCTGTCCGGTTCCGGGCTGATCCCGGTCATCGCCCCCATCGGGGCGGGCGAGCAGGGCGAGACCTACAACATCAATGCCGACACGGCGGCGGGCGCGATCGCGGGCGCGGTCAACGCCAGCCGCCTGCTCATGCTGACGGACGTGCCCGGCGTGCTCGATGGCGATGGCCAGCTGATACCTGAGCTGACGGCAGAAGACGCGCGCCGCGGCATCGCCAGCGGCATGATTTCGGGCGGCATGATCCCGAAGGTGGAAACCTGCCTCGAGGCCGTGCGCGCGGGCGCGCGGGCCGCCGTCATCCTTGATGGTCGGGTGCGGCATTCCTGCCTGCTTGAACTGTTTACCGAAGCCGGACCGGGCACGCTGATACGCGGCGCCTGA